A window of the Candidatus Polarisedimenticolaceae bacterium genome harbors these coding sequences:
- a CDS encoding efflux RND transporter periplasmic adaptor subunit, protein MRRIVAGFAIALLAVSCAKKGEEEVETTGVVPVSVETVRKGTIRALVSAAAVVRPATGAALDVIPPAEARIVELPASVGDRVAKGGVLVRFEVPTLASDLSARESDVKSARAALEAAQAAFDRESHLVERGIAAGKDLEAARRDRTSAESALAASESALAAAKELAARSVVRAPFDGVVTVRTHNPGDLVEPGGDPILELVDPARLQVEASVPVTDLPHVTAGASARVIGPATFPPETATVLAVPGAVDSTTAIATVRLGLPKATRLPSGTPVHVEIVAGEHANVLIVSAAAIVRDGDDAFVFVAGDDHAAHRRKVEVGIVAEPDAEIVSGLEGNEQVVSRGAAGLPDGAKIAVRG, encoded by the coding sequence ATGAGACGTATCGTCGCTGGTTTTGCGATCGCGCTTCTCGCGGTCTCCTGCGCGAAGAAGGGCGAGGAGGAGGTCGAGACGACCGGCGTCGTCCCCGTATCGGTCGAGACCGTGCGCAAGGGAACGATCCGCGCGCTCGTCAGCGCCGCCGCCGTCGTCAGGCCGGCGACCGGCGCCGCGCTCGACGTGATCCCTCCCGCCGAGGCGCGCATCGTCGAGCTGCCGGCTTCGGTCGGCGACCGCGTCGCGAAGGGCGGAGTTCTCGTGCGGTTCGAGGTGCCGACGCTCGCGTCGGACCTCTCCGCCCGCGAGTCGGACGTCAAGAGCGCGCGGGCGGCCCTCGAGGCGGCCCAAGCCGCCTTCGACCGGGAGAGCCACCTCGTCGAGCGCGGGATCGCCGCCGGGAAGGACCTCGAGGCTGCGCGGCGCGACCGGACGAGCGCCGAGTCGGCCCTTGCGGCGTCGGAGAGCGCCCTCGCCGCCGCCAAGGAGCTGGCGGCGCGGTCGGTCGTGCGCGCACCGTTCGACGGCGTCGTCACCGTGCGCACGCACAATCCCGGCGACCTCGTCGAGCCGGGAGGCGACCCGATCCTCGAGCTCGTCGATCCGGCCCGGCTTCAGGTCGAGGCCTCGGTTCCGGTGACCGACCTGCCGCACGTGACGGCGGGAGCGTCGGCGCGCGTCATCGGCCCGGCGACGTTTCCGCCCGAGACCGCGACGGTGCTCGCGGTCCCCGGCGCCGTCGATTCCACGACGGCGATCGCGACCGTGCGGCTCGGCCTTCCTAAGGCGACGCGGCTGCCCTCGGGGACCCCCGTGCACGTCGAGATCGTCGCGGGCGAGCACGCGAACGTGCTCATCGTCTCGGCGGCCGCGATCGTCCGCGACGGCGACGACGCGTTCGTGTTCGTCGCCGGCGACGACCACGCCGCCCACCGCCGCAAGGTCGAGGTCGGGATCGTGGCCGAGCCCGACGCCGAGATCGTCTCCGGCCTCGAAGGCAACGAGCAGGTCGTCTCGCGCGGCGCCGCGGGCCTGCCGGACGGCGCGAAGATCGCCGTCCGCGGATGA